DNA from bacterium:
CCGCTCACCCGCGGACCGTCTGGACGGCCTGGGCCATCGGCGGCCCCACGGCGGCCGGCCGGCGCACGGTCGCTTCGGCGCGCGCCGCCGGGTCGGCGAACGCGTGGCGCACCACCCGCTGCGGCCCGAAGCCCCAATCCCGCAGATAGGCGCTCACGATCCACTCCGGGAGCCGCACCCCGAAGCTGTCCTCGACGAAATCGGCGATGGCCCGCTTCGTCCAGGACGAGGCCTGCACGTTGAGCGCCGCCGGTGGCACCCGGAGGATGGCCCGGCTCACCCGCTCCTCCTGCCACGGCAGCAGCGGGCGGATCTTGCGGCGTCCTCGCGGCTGGGTTCGCAGGCCCGCGGGGCCTCCCGCGCGGTACCGGCGGATCCAGTGGTGCACCGCCTGACGCGTGACGCCGAGGCGCCGCGCGACGCGGCTCGGCGGTTCTCCCTGCTGCACGGCCTGCACCGCCTCCTGCCGCAGCTTCTCCTGCTCCTTGTTCGTGAGAAGACGAAATCCTGGCTCCATCGCAAACACCCCTTGGGCTGCCCGTGGTCTTCGACTGTGCCGGGGGGCGTCGGCTCGCCGGGCGCGGAACTGCGCGGGCGCCGGCAACCCCCCCGGAGCGGACGCGGGGTCAGCAAGCGGTACGGGGCGGGCGGTAGACTTCCGTCGAAACGCCTTCCCGCAGGGGGGCGCCGCGCTCCGGCGGGGCGCGCAGCACCGCCGGAGCCGCGAGGACGGCCACACGGGCGGGCGGGAGGACATCCAGGTCGGCGAGGACGCCGAGATCCGAAGCGCCGGCGTCGCAGACGTCGATGGGCTCCACGTGGCAGGTGCTCTCGCCGGCGGGCAGCAGGGGCATCTCCACCGCGACGGGCACGAAACCCAGCCCCAGCGCGATCACGACGAGCAGCGCCACGGCCGCCCGGACCGCGCCGGCGCGGGGGGAGCGCATTCCGACTGAAATGATCCGCATGGCCAATGAGTAGTGCCCGGCCGCGCGTTTGTCAAGGCGGGCCGGCGCCCGGGGGCGGCTCCGTAAGCGTCCACTTCTCGACCAGGTGGTGCGGCCGCCAGCCGCTCTTGGCCCGCCGTAGTCCCGGCAGGCCGAGGTCCTGCTCGCGATTGACGAACGTGAAATCGCCGAGCGCCTCGCGACAGAACCAGTGGTTGATCAGCTGGTAGATGCCGGTCACGGACGGGTCGGCCTTCTCGAAGTGCACGACGGCGGTGTCCGGGCGGAGCCGCTCGGCGAGGGCGAAGGCCTTGAGACGCCCGTCGACGCGCACGATGCCGCCGAACACGCCCAGCTCCCGGCGCAGCCTCAGGCAGGCGGCGATCGCCTCCTGCTCCGCGGCGAGGTCCTGGTCGAGATGGCAGGTGCGCAGGTCGCACCACTGCTCTTCGAGCGCGAGGCACTCGGCGACCGTCGCCTCGTCCAGGTGTTCGAAGACGCAGACGCGCGCCTCCGTCAGCCGGCGGATCTGGTTGCGCTTGCCGTCGAAGTGCCGCCCGGCAAGCTCGGCGATGTCCCGCACCGCGTGGACGTAGTCGAAGTTGGCGCGGTCGGGGGCTGCCGAGAGGCCCGTGGCCGCCAACACCCGCGCCGCCGCCGCCGGCACCCGCCGCATCGAGAAGGGGAAGCCGCCGGCGCGGGCGTGCGCCCGAAGCTCCCGCGCGGACGCCGCGAGGTCCGACCCGCCGACCGGCGGCAGGAAGAAGCGCTCGCCGTGCTCCTCGCAGAGCAGGGCGAGGGCGCCGGCCGCATCGCGCGCGATTGCGACGGCGCGCTTGCGGCGCCAGACCCAGAAGTTGGTGAAGGTCAGCTCTGAGATCTCGGGGGGATGCGCGGCGAGGGCGGCATCGATGAGCGGCTTGTCGTCAAAGGTGAGCGGGCGGAAGTCCATCCGGCAATCCCCGACCTTGATGCCAGTGCACGCTTCGGGGTCCTGTCGCTGCGGACCTCCACCGTACTCCCTTCGGTCCGTGCGGCGGAGGGCTTCCCCCCCGCGCCACCCCTCCGCTGTTACGGTTCGCAGGCACCAATCTAAGCCAAGTGCGGCCCTTTGCGCCGCAAATGATTGACCGACCGCGGGGCGTCTTGGGTGGCCGCCCCTCCCGCGTTGACTGGTGATGGCGGCAGGGGCAGGATGGGCCGAT
Protein-coding regions in this window:
- a CDS encoding helix-turn-helix domain-containing protein; its protein translation is MEPGFRLLTNKEQEKLRQEAVQAVQQGEPPSRVARRLGVTRQAVHHWIRRYRAGGPAGLRTQPRGRRKIRPLLPWQEERVSRAILRVPPAALNVQASSWTKRAIADFVEDSFGVRLPEWIVSAYLRDWGFGPQRVVRHAFADPAARAEATVRRPAAVGPPMAQAVQTVRG
- a CDS encoding phosphatidylglycerol lysyltransferase domain-containing protein; protein product: MDFRPLTFDDKPLIDAALAAHPPEISELTFTNFWVWRRKRAVAIARDAAGALALLCEEHGERFFLPPVGGSDLAASARELRAHARAGGFPFSMRRVPAAAARVLAATGLSAAPDRANFDYVHAVRDIAELAGRHFDGKRNQIRRLTEARVCVFEHLDEATVAECLALEEQWCDLRTCHLDQDLAAEQEAIAACLRLRRELGVFGGIVRVDGRLKAFALAERLRPDTAVVHFEKADPSVTGIYQLINHWFCREALGDFTFVNREQDLGLPGLRRAKSGWRPHHLVEKWTLTEPPPGAGPP